The Trichosurus vulpecula isolate mTriVul1 chromosome 3, mTriVul1.pri, whole genome shotgun sequence genome includes a window with the following:
- the LOC118842116 gene encoding F-actin-capping protein subunit beta isoforms 1 and 2-like: protein MSDQQLDCALDLMRRLPPQQIEKNLCDLIDLVPSLCEDLLSSIDQPLKIVRDKVVGKDYLLCDYNRDGDSYRSPWSNRYDLPLEDGAMPSARLRKLEVEANNAFDQYRDLYFEGGVSSVYLWDLDHGFAGVILIKKAGDGSKKIKGCWDSIHVVEVQEKSSGRTAYYKLTNKSGSGTMNLGGSLTRQMEKDETVCDSSPHIANIGRLVEDMENKIRSTLNEIYFGKTKDIVNK, encoded by the coding sequence ATGAGTGACCAGCAGTTGGATTGTGCCTTGGACTTAATGAGGCGCCTGCCTCCTCAGCAGATCGAGAAGAACCTCTGTGACTTGATTGACTTGGTCCCCAGCCTGTGTGAAGATCTTCTGTCCTCTATCGATCAACCCTTGAAAATTGTCAGAGATAAGGTGGTGGGAAAGGACTATCTTTTATGTGACTACAACAGAGACGGAGATTCCTATAGGTCACCTTGGAGCAACAGGTATGACCTTCCATTGGAAGATGGGGCCATGCCATCCGCTCGCCTGCGTAAGCTGGAGGTAGAAGCCAACAATGCCTTTGACCAGTACCGAGACCTGTATTTTGAAGGTGGTGTCTCCTCTGTCTACCTCTGGGATCTGGATCATGGCTTTGCAGGAGTGATCCTCATTAAGAAGGCTGGCGATGGATCAAAGAAGATCAAAGGCTGTTGGGATTCCATCCATGTGGTGGAAGTTCAGGAGAAATCCAGCGGCCGCACTGCCTATTACAAGCTGACCAATAAATCAGGCTCTGGCACCATGAACCTCGGAGGCAGCCTCACTAGACAGATGGAGAAAGATGAAACCGTGTGTGATTCCTCCCCACACATAGCCAACATTGGACGCCTGGTAGAGGATatggaaaataaaatcagaagtaCGCTGAATGAGATCTACTTTGGGAAAACAAAGGACATTGTcaacaaataa